The following coding sequences are from one Salvia hispanica cultivar TCC Black 2014 chromosome 3, UniMelb_Shisp_WGS_1.0, whole genome shotgun sequence window:
- the LOC125209104 gene encoding endoplasmic reticulum oxidoreductin-1 isoform X1, with amino-acid sequence MAEAKAVGVGKKKHLKKSKEGKGGMTKLAAIGAALVVVVAIAMTYNHSQIHKSCHCSQDARKYTGIVEDCCCDYETVDSLNEGVLHPLLQDLVRTPFFRYFKVKLWCDCPFWPDDGMCKLRDCSVCECPENEFPELFKRPIQYGLSSDDLKCQEGKPQAAVDRTLDSKAFRGWIEVDNPWTLDDETDNSGMTYVNLQLNPERYTGYTGPSARRIWDAIYSENCPKYQSGEICQEKKVLYKLISGLHSSISIHIAAEYLLDEARNKWGRNLELMYDRVLRYPDRVRNLYFTFMFVLRAVTKAANYLEQAEYNTGNLEEDLKAQSLMRQLLYNPKLQAACPLPFDEAKLWQGQSGPELKLEIQKNFRNISGLMDCVGCEKCRLWGKLQILGLGTALKILFSVDSKNHPNKPLQLQRNEVIALVNLLHRLSESVKLVNEIGPSVEKTVEEFTSEPSVQEISLLERAQLAVGRIRMILPL; translated from the exons ATGGCCGAAGCTAAAGCTGTTGGTGTTGGTAAGAAGAAACACTTGAAAAAATCGAAAGAGGGGAAAGGTGGAATGACGAAATTGGCAGCAATTGGGGCAGCTTTGGTGGTGGTTGTGGCCATTGCTATGACGTACAATCATTCTCAAATTCACAAGTCTTGCCATTGTTCTCAG GATGCTCGAAAGTATACTGGTATTGTTGAGGACTGCTGTTGTGATTATGAGACGGTGGATAGTCTTAATGAGGGTGTACTGCACCCTTTACTACAAGATCTTGTTAGGACTCCATTTTTTCGATACTTTAAG GTTAAGTTGTGGTGCGACTGCCCCTTTTGGCCTGATGATGGTATGTGCAAGTTGCGTGATTGCAGTGTATGTGAATGTCCAGAAAATGAATTTCCAGAACTTTTCAAGCGGCCGATTCAGTATGGTTTGTCATCTGATGACCTAAAATGCCAAGAGGGGAAGCCACAGGCAGCCGTTGACCGTACTCTGGATTCTAAGGCCTTCAGGGGCTGGATAGAAGTTGATAATCCATGGACCCTTGATGACGAGACTGATAACA GTGGGATGACATATGTTAATCTGCAACTGAATCCCGAGAGGTATACTGGCTATACTGGACCTTCAGCTAGAAGAATATGGGATGCTATATACTCAGAAAACTGTCCAAAAT ATCAATCAGGAGAGATTTGCCAggagaaaaaagttttataCAAGCTAATTTCTGGCCTTCACTCctcaatttcaattcatatTGCCGCTGAGTATCTGCTCGATGAAGCTAGAAATAAG TGGGGTAGAAATTTGGAGCTGATGTATGATCGTGTGTTGAGGTATCCTGATCGTGTGAGAAATTTATACTTCACTTTCATGTTTGTTCTCCGAGCTGTGACAAAA GCTGCAAATTACTTGGAGCAGGCTGAATACAATACTGGTAATCTCGAGGAGGACCTGAAAGCACAGTCTTTAATGCGCCAGCTACTGTACAACCCAAAACTACAGGCTGCATGTCCACTCCCGTTTGATGAAGCTAAATTGTGGCAAGGACAAAGTGGGCCGGAGTTGAAGCTTGAGATTCAAAAGAACTTCAGGAACATCAG CGGTCTGATGGATTGTGTTGGATGCGAGAAATGTCGTCTTTGGGGTAAACTTCAGATCCTTGGTCTTGGAACTGCCCTGAAAATTCTTTTCTCCGTTGATAGTAAAAATCATCCAAACAAACCA CTGCAACTGCAAAGAAATGAAGTGATTGCTTTAGTGAACCTTCTTCATCGACTCTCAGAATCTGTTAAACTTGTCAATGAAATCGGTCCTTCAGTTGAAAAGACTGTGGAGGAGTTTACATCAGAGCCTTCAGTGCAAGAAATTAGTTTACTAGAAAGAGCACAGCTGGCAGTAGGAAGGATTCG GATGATCCTTCCACTGTAG
- the LOC125209104 gene encoding endoplasmic reticulum oxidoreductin-1 isoform X2, translating into MAEAKAVGVGKKKHLKKSKEGKGGMTKLAAIGAALVVVVAIAMTYNHSQIHKSCHCSQDARKYTGIVEDCCCDYETVDSLNEGVLHPLLQDLVRTPFFRYFKVKLWCDCPFWPDDGMCKLRDCSVCECPENEFPELFKRPIQYGLSSDDLKCQEGKPQAAVDRTLDSKAFRGWIEVDNPWTLDDETDNSGMTYVNLQLNPERYTGYTGPSARRIWDAIYSENCPKYQSGEICQEKKVLYKLISGLHSSISIHIAAEYLLDEARNKWGRNLELMYDRVLRYPDRVRNLYFTFMFVLRAVTKAANYLEQAEYNTGNLEEDLKAQSLMRQLLYNPKLQAACPLPFDEAKLWQGQSGPELKLEIQKNFRNISGLMDCVGCEKCRLWGKLQILGLGTALKILFSVDSKNHPNKPLQLQRNEVIALVNLLHRLSESVKLVNEIGPSVEKTVEEFTSEPSVQEISLLERAQLAVGRIR; encoded by the exons ATGGCCGAAGCTAAAGCTGTTGGTGTTGGTAAGAAGAAACACTTGAAAAAATCGAAAGAGGGGAAAGGTGGAATGACGAAATTGGCAGCAATTGGGGCAGCTTTGGTGGTGGTTGTGGCCATTGCTATGACGTACAATCATTCTCAAATTCACAAGTCTTGCCATTGTTCTCAG GATGCTCGAAAGTATACTGGTATTGTTGAGGACTGCTGTTGTGATTATGAGACGGTGGATAGTCTTAATGAGGGTGTACTGCACCCTTTACTACAAGATCTTGTTAGGACTCCATTTTTTCGATACTTTAAG GTTAAGTTGTGGTGCGACTGCCCCTTTTGGCCTGATGATGGTATGTGCAAGTTGCGTGATTGCAGTGTATGTGAATGTCCAGAAAATGAATTTCCAGAACTTTTCAAGCGGCCGATTCAGTATGGTTTGTCATCTGATGACCTAAAATGCCAAGAGGGGAAGCCACAGGCAGCCGTTGACCGTACTCTGGATTCTAAGGCCTTCAGGGGCTGGATAGAAGTTGATAATCCATGGACCCTTGATGACGAGACTGATAACA GTGGGATGACATATGTTAATCTGCAACTGAATCCCGAGAGGTATACTGGCTATACTGGACCTTCAGCTAGAAGAATATGGGATGCTATATACTCAGAAAACTGTCCAAAAT ATCAATCAGGAGAGATTTGCCAggagaaaaaagttttataCAAGCTAATTTCTGGCCTTCACTCctcaatttcaattcatatTGCCGCTGAGTATCTGCTCGATGAAGCTAGAAATAAG TGGGGTAGAAATTTGGAGCTGATGTATGATCGTGTGTTGAGGTATCCTGATCGTGTGAGAAATTTATACTTCACTTTCATGTTTGTTCTCCGAGCTGTGACAAAA GCTGCAAATTACTTGGAGCAGGCTGAATACAATACTGGTAATCTCGAGGAGGACCTGAAAGCACAGTCTTTAATGCGCCAGCTACTGTACAACCCAAAACTACAGGCTGCATGTCCACTCCCGTTTGATGAAGCTAAATTGTGGCAAGGACAAAGTGGGCCGGAGTTGAAGCTTGAGATTCAAAAGAACTTCAGGAACATCAG CGGTCTGATGGATTGTGTTGGATGCGAGAAATGTCGTCTTTGGGGTAAACTTCAGATCCTTGGTCTTGGAACTGCCCTGAAAATTCTTTTCTCCGTTGATAGTAAAAATCATCCAAACAAACCA CTGCAACTGCAAAGAAATGAAGTGATTGCTTTAGTGAACCTTCTTCATCGACTCTCAGAATCTGTTAAACTTGTCAATGAAATCGGTCCTTCAGTTGAAAAGACTGTGGAGGAGTTTACATCAGAGCCTTCAGTGCAAGAAATTAGTTTACTAGAAAGAGCACAGCTGGCAGTAGGAAGGATTCGGTAA
- the LOC125209104 gene encoding endoplasmic reticulum oxidoreductin-1 isoform X3: MTKLAAIGAALVVVVAIAMTYNHSQIHKSCHCSQDARKYTGIVEDCCCDYETVDSLNEGVLHPLLQDLVRTPFFRYFKVKLWCDCPFWPDDGMCKLRDCSVCECPENEFPELFKRPIQYGLSSDDLKCQEGKPQAAVDRTLDSKAFRGWIEVDNPWTLDDETDNSGMTYVNLQLNPERYTGYTGPSARRIWDAIYSENCPKYQSGEICQEKKVLYKLISGLHSSISIHIAAEYLLDEARNKWGRNLELMYDRVLRYPDRVRNLYFTFMFVLRAVTKAANYLEQAEYNTGNLEEDLKAQSLMRQLLYNPKLQAACPLPFDEAKLWQGQSGPELKLEIQKNFRNISGLMDCVGCEKCRLWGKLQILGLGTALKILFSVDSKNHPNKPLQLQRNEVIALVNLLHRLSESVKLVNEIGPSVEKTVEEFTSEPSVQEISLLERAQLAVGRIRMILPL; the protein is encoded by the exons ATGACGAAATTGGCAGCAATTGGGGCAGCTTTGGTGGTGGTTGTGGCCATTGCTATGACGTACAATCATTCTCAAATTCACAAGTCTTGCCATTGTTCTCAG GATGCTCGAAAGTATACTGGTATTGTTGAGGACTGCTGTTGTGATTATGAGACGGTGGATAGTCTTAATGAGGGTGTACTGCACCCTTTACTACAAGATCTTGTTAGGACTCCATTTTTTCGATACTTTAAG GTTAAGTTGTGGTGCGACTGCCCCTTTTGGCCTGATGATGGTATGTGCAAGTTGCGTGATTGCAGTGTATGTGAATGTCCAGAAAATGAATTTCCAGAACTTTTCAAGCGGCCGATTCAGTATGGTTTGTCATCTGATGACCTAAAATGCCAAGAGGGGAAGCCACAGGCAGCCGTTGACCGTACTCTGGATTCTAAGGCCTTCAGGGGCTGGATAGAAGTTGATAATCCATGGACCCTTGATGACGAGACTGATAACA GTGGGATGACATATGTTAATCTGCAACTGAATCCCGAGAGGTATACTGGCTATACTGGACCTTCAGCTAGAAGAATATGGGATGCTATATACTCAGAAAACTGTCCAAAAT ATCAATCAGGAGAGATTTGCCAggagaaaaaagttttataCAAGCTAATTTCTGGCCTTCACTCctcaatttcaattcatatTGCCGCTGAGTATCTGCTCGATGAAGCTAGAAATAAG TGGGGTAGAAATTTGGAGCTGATGTATGATCGTGTGTTGAGGTATCCTGATCGTGTGAGAAATTTATACTTCACTTTCATGTTTGTTCTCCGAGCTGTGACAAAA GCTGCAAATTACTTGGAGCAGGCTGAATACAATACTGGTAATCTCGAGGAGGACCTGAAAGCACAGTCTTTAATGCGCCAGCTACTGTACAACCCAAAACTACAGGCTGCATGTCCACTCCCGTTTGATGAAGCTAAATTGTGGCAAGGACAAAGTGGGCCGGAGTTGAAGCTTGAGATTCAAAAGAACTTCAGGAACATCAG CGGTCTGATGGATTGTGTTGGATGCGAGAAATGTCGTCTTTGGGGTAAACTTCAGATCCTTGGTCTTGGAACTGCCCTGAAAATTCTTTTCTCCGTTGATAGTAAAAATCATCCAAACAAACCA CTGCAACTGCAAAGAAATGAAGTGATTGCTTTAGTGAACCTTCTTCATCGACTCTCAGAATCTGTTAAACTTGTCAATGAAATCGGTCCTTCAGTTGAAAAGACTGTGGAGGAGTTTACATCAGAGCCTTCAGTGCAAGAAATTAGTTTACTAGAAAGAGCACAGCTGGCAGTAGGAAGGATTCG GATGATCCTTCCACTGTAG
- the LOC125209104 gene encoding endoplasmic reticulum oxidoreductin-1 isoform X5 gives MAEAKAVGVGKKKHLKKSKEGKGGMTKLAAIGAALVVVVAIAMTYNHSQIHKSCHCSQDARKYTGIVEDCCCDYETVDSLNEGVLHPLLQDLVRTPFFRYFKVKLWCDCPFWPDDGMCKLRDCSVCECPENEFPELFKRPIQYGLSSDDLKCQEGKPQAAVDRTLDSKAFRGWIEVDNPWTLDDETDNSGMTYVNLQLNPERYTGYTGPSARRIWDAIYSENCPKYQSGEICQEKKVLYKLISGLHSSISIHIAAEYLLDEARNKWGRNLELMYDRVLRYPDRVRNLYFTFMFVLRAVTKAANYLEQAEYNTGNLEEDLKAQSLMRQLLYNPKLQAACPLPFDEAKLWQGQSGPELKLEIQKNFRNISGLMDCVGCEKCRLWAATAKK, from the exons ATGGCCGAAGCTAAAGCTGTTGGTGTTGGTAAGAAGAAACACTTGAAAAAATCGAAAGAGGGGAAAGGTGGAATGACGAAATTGGCAGCAATTGGGGCAGCTTTGGTGGTGGTTGTGGCCATTGCTATGACGTACAATCATTCTCAAATTCACAAGTCTTGCCATTGTTCTCAG GATGCTCGAAAGTATACTGGTATTGTTGAGGACTGCTGTTGTGATTATGAGACGGTGGATAGTCTTAATGAGGGTGTACTGCACCCTTTACTACAAGATCTTGTTAGGACTCCATTTTTTCGATACTTTAAG GTTAAGTTGTGGTGCGACTGCCCCTTTTGGCCTGATGATGGTATGTGCAAGTTGCGTGATTGCAGTGTATGTGAATGTCCAGAAAATGAATTTCCAGAACTTTTCAAGCGGCCGATTCAGTATGGTTTGTCATCTGATGACCTAAAATGCCAAGAGGGGAAGCCACAGGCAGCCGTTGACCGTACTCTGGATTCTAAGGCCTTCAGGGGCTGGATAGAAGTTGATAATCCATGGACCCTTGATGACGAGACTGATAACA GTGGGATGACATATGTTAATCTGCAACTGAATCCCGAGAGGTATACTGGCTATACTGGACCTTCAGCTAGAAGAATATGGGATGCTATATACTCAGAAAACTGTCCAAAAT ATCAATCAGGAGAGATTTGCCAggagaaaaaagttttataCAAGCTAATTTCTGGCCTTCACTCctcaatttcaattcatatTGCCGCTGAGTATCTGCTCGATGAAGCTAGAAATAAG TGGGGTAGAAATTTGGAGCTGATGTATGATCGTGTGTTGAGGTATCCTGATCGTGTGAGAAATTTATACTTCACTTTCATGTTTGTTCTCCGAGCTGTGACAAAA GCTGCAAATTACTTGGAGCAGGCTGAATACAATACTGGTAATCTCGAGGAGGACCTGAAAGCACAGTCTTTAATGCGCCAGCTACTGTACAACCCAAAACTACAGGCTGCATGTCCACTCCCGTTTGATGAAGCTAAATTGTGGCAAGGACAAAGTGGGCCGGAGTTGAAGCTTGAGATTCAAAAGAACTTCAGGAACATCAG CGGTCTGATGGATTGTGTTGGATGCGAGAAATGTCGTCTTTGGG CTGCAACTGCAAAGAAATGA
- the LOC125209104 gene encoding endoplasmic reticulum oxidoreductin-1 isoform X4, with the protein MYTIAGSRRTKSSFFYLLIMQDARKYTGIVEDCCCDYETVDSLNEGVLHPLLQDLVRTPFFRYFKVKLWCDCPFWPDDGMCKLRDCSVCECPENEFPELFKRPIQYGLSSDDLKCQEGKPQAAVDRTLDSKAFRGWIEVDNPWTLDDETDNSGMTYVNLQLNPERYTGYTGPSARRIWDAIYSENCPKYQSGEICQEKKVLYKLISGLHSSISIHIAAEYLLDEARNKWGRNLELMYDRVLRYPDRVRNLYFTFMFVLRAVTKAANYLEQAEYNTGNLEEDLKAQSLMRQLLYNPKLQAACPLPFDEAKLWQGQSGPELKLEIQKNFRNISGLMDCVGCEKCRLWGKLQILGLGTALKILFSVDSKNHPNKPLQLQRNEVIALVNLLHRLSESVKLVNEIGPSVEKTVEEFTSEPSVQEISLLERAQLAVGRIRMILPL; encoded by the exons ATGTACACAATTGCTGGATCAAGGAGGACTAAGTCTTCATTCTTTTACTTGCTAATTATGCAGGATGCTCGAAAGTATACTGGTATTGTTGAGGACTGCTGTTGTGATTATGAGACGGTGGATAGTCTTAATGAGGGTGTACTGCACCCTTTACTACAAGATCTTGTTAGGACTCCATTTTTTCGATACTTTAAG GTTAAGTTGTGGTGCGACTGCCCCTTTTGGCCTGATGATGGTATGTGCAAGTTGCGTGATTGCAGTGTATGTGAATGTCCAGAAAATGAATTTCCAGAACTTTTCAAGCGGCCGATTCAGTATGGTTTGTCATCTGATGACCTAAAATGCCAAGAGGGGAAGCCACAGGCAGCCGTTGACCGTACTCTGGATTCTAAGGCCTTCAGGGGCTGGATAGAAGTTGATAATCCATGGACCCTTGATGACGAGACTGATAACA GTGGGATGACATATGTTAATCTGCAACTGAATCCCGAGAGGTATACTGGCTATACTGGACCTTCAGCTAGAAGAATATGGGATGCTATATACTCAGAAAACTGTCCAAAAT ATCAATCAGGAGAGATTTGCCAggagaaaaaagttttataCAAGCTAATTTCTGGCCTTCACTCctcaatttcaattcatatTGCCGCTGAGTATCTGCTCGATGAAGCTAGAAATAAG TGGGGTAGAAATTTGGAGCTGATGTATGATCGTGTGTTGAGGTATCCTGATCGTGTGAGAAATTTATACTTCACTTTCATGTTTGTTCTCCGAGCTGTGACAAAA GCTGCAAATTACTTGGAGCAGGCTGAATACAATACTGGTAATCTCGAGGAGGACCTGAAAGCACAGTCTTTAATGCGCCAGCTACTGTACAACCCAAAACTACAGGCTGCATGTCCACTCCCGTTTGATGAAGCTAAATTGTGGCAAGGACAAAGTGGGCCGGAGTTGAAGCTTGAGATTCAAAAGAACTTCAGGAACATCAG CGGTCTGATGGATTGTGTTGGATGCGAGAAATGTCGTCTTTGGGGTAAACTTCAGATCCTTGGTCTTGGAACTGCCCTGAAAATTCTTTTCTCCGTTGATAGTAAAAATCATCCAAACAAACCA CTGCAACTGCAAAGAAATGAAGTGATTGCTTTAGTGAACCTTCTTCATCGACTCTCAGAATCTGTTAAACTTGTCAATGAAATCGGTCCTTCAGTTGAAAAGACTGTGGAGGAGTTTACATCAGAGCCTTCAGTGCAAGAAATTAGTTTACTAGAAAGAGCACAGCTGGCAGTAGGAAGGATTCG GATGATCCTTCCACTGTAG